The Lasioglossum baleicum chromosome 15, iyLasBale1, whole genome shotgun sequence genomic interval gaaaggaagcaAGAAAGACGCTATGAACTGTTTTCACGAGAAGTAATACGATAGTAAAAAAAGTTTCCataaaatttctatattaattGAATCGATAAAGGAGAGCGAAGAAAGATACTTAgtaagtgaaaagaaattttataaaGTGAACTCTTTCATAAGTTGGTTATGTGCAATGCCGAGATGCTGCAATGAAAACAAGGCAGTGAGTTCGGTGAGCACCAGTCAGAAGCACAATACAGAGGATATTTTGTTAACGCAAACTCGTCCTTTTTCAATTGGAAATCAATTAGAATTAGATGACGATCCACCGATTGTTGAAAAATCCCATAGGAGAGTACGGTGTGATTTGAGTCCAGTTCCAACAAATACAAGTACTAATTTGAGTATAAAACTTTTAAGCATTAAGGTAAATTTTCACAAAATTCAGATTTCCTTTATATACTTTTTGATTTCCAATTTTCTGTGTTACCGTTAAAGCGATTCTTTGTATCGCTGATGTTCTAATTCCAGGGAGAGCGAAACAATCGTCAAGATCATCAGGTGAGCACTGGAGCCGGTGGGTACAGAGAAAAGGAGAAAGAAGCTAAAAAGAGAGCAGCTATAGGCAATACAGTGCGTGGACTCCTCTCATCTGGCCACAGCAGGCAGGACAGGTATAATGATGTCTGTATCAAAATCATGCTTCTTACATTGTCATGTTTTACCTTCTGTCATTTAAATTCTTTGCTGTACTTCAGTTTTTGCTTCTTATTTAAAGtacaatacattttatataCGATTGATTCATGTATACTTTGAAATTCTTTCTGAATAATGAATTGTTTCGCCAACTTTTTAAAACTCTTTTCTACTCTGGGAAATTTTAAATGTATATACACTTTAATGAAGCGCAATTATGTTTCGAACAAAGGTACACATACACAGGAACTTGTATGCATCTCATCCGTACTTTTCATTTAGATATTAAAGAATATAGGATGTACTTAATACATCGTATAGTTTAAAGCGTTACAATCGATATCTTTAGAAGCCGTAGGTTTTTTATAACGAAAGGATTCGatcgaataaataaattcatgttGAAGATTTATACATAAAGccaaaaaatataacaacaatgaaaatttcattctaAAAAAGAGAACAAGAAAATATGAATTGAAATATGTATTTTCAGAATTACTGAGCCTCATCTTGAagtatgaaattttgtataaattcaaagGTTAGTAGATATATGATGTAAATGACTGTTATGCCGCAGTATAAGATTATTCAGTTAGCACTCATCATCTCTGAAACATCGATGAAAAGATAATTACATCATTAATAGAGTAACACATCATTTACATTACATTCGGCTTACAACTTTTTGTAATTCATGTTATTCAtgtgtttttataatttatttttgttactTGTATAGATGATGTTGAAACATAACGTATACGTATCTCATCTTCTTGTGAGATTTGGAAGTAATCGAACGTATCATTCGCAACATTTTGGCATTATGTAATGTAACATGACTTTAATCTTGACACACGCGCTCTTAGTACCGATGAGACTAAAAACCTAattagtatttttatttttatttattgctaTTCACATTCATATGTAAGAAGAGTTCGGCGCAAAGCATACACGTATGTGTATAACAATCTCTTAATTTCTTTCCATATTCATTCTGGTGGTGTTATTGTTTTCAAGATAAATTAAACACTATTTTAATTTGCTTTTTGAGTAGTTTTATCATCTAGCGAGAATCAGAAATAAGTTTattccttctttctttttttattatacttaaGCTTGTCTGTTGGAAGTGTAGccatattgcaaatataatagaTTCATTAttccatataaaaaaaaatatggaaGACGTAAAATTGATATTATGCCAAAGTAAtcctaaaacaattttttgattTGATTTAAAAATTAGCTTGCTCTTGAATAGCGTTATAATTATGTAGTACCTTTGATAATGTTTTAGGTATGAGACCAATAGGCAACGATCTTCGGGCGGAAGTAGCCTGTCAAGCTTGTGTCCAAAGCTGGTGGCCAGTGGAGGTGGTAATAACCAGGGTGGGATTAGTTTGGCAGTGGGACACTTAGCCTCTCCGGAAAGTGGAGGCCCATGTTCCGTTGTTACCACTCAGAGAATCCATAATCTCACACATAATCATAAACGCCAAAGAAAATTGTCTATTGTTTCGCAAGCTGGTACTAGTGCTCATAATTCTGGTGATCGAAAGGTTtgttatgtatattttttgtattttttccacattACAAGACTTTTAACTTCTTCAACAAATAGAAGAAAGTATCTTTGTTAAACGTAACGTGTAACCCATTTATAGACATCGAGTATAAGTCGTTCCTCTACAACAATTTGCAAGAAACAAATACGAACACAGAGGAGCGATCATAGTACGGATTCATTGTCTATAACAACCAACGGAGTTGCGAGTAATTCACCTTCTTCGAAAAAGAGAGTTTTATCTGCTCTACGCATCTCGGAAAAATCATCCTCACGGAATCTCAATTCGCCATCGTTAGACAATGAAAATGAGCGCAGTTTCAGCGACGCAGAGGAAGCTATCACTGCGACAGAAAATGTGTTCAATGTCCCAGGTTCTGTATATTTCATAGATTGACGATCGTTCGACGAGCTTGCTTATTTAACGATTCTACTTTGAAATGACACAGGATCTAGTTCCACGCCTTCAACACCAATTAGTCGAGTGAAATCGAAAAAATCGGACGAAGATGAGACGAGCGTGGAATGTAGCATCAGTGAAGAAGGTGCTGCTGAGTCGTCGCAGAACGTATCAGACAAGAAATTATCATTAGATACTAGCGAGTCAAAAGTAACGACCACAGAATGTTCTGAATCCTCGAAAACTTCGAGCGTCGCGAGAAAAACATCGGCGAATAGCATCGACGAGGAAACaccaatcatacaaaataaacagaAAGTATTCTCGACATCTTCCATAAACACACGATGCACTAATAGCGAGGGCAGAACCGCCAAATCTAAAAGTAAGTATATCACAGAAATTCTAATCGTGCAGCACAGTAGTAAGAGTTCGAATGAACTAAATATAGGGAAAAGTATAGACTCGCCCATGGGAACATCCATGAATTCAACAGGTAATAGTAAAAGTAATGAAGAGGTGAAACGGAAAACATCTACCGACTCGTCGAAGTCTACCAATATGGCGGAGAAAGAGGGCGTTGCTAAAGATTCCGAGGAAGACGCTGTCGAGGACAAGAAGGAGGCTCAACTGAACGAGGAAGTGGTGAAGAGTTCGAGATTTGTGACGTCGAAAGTGTCAGAAGATATAGTGGATACCGAAGGAAAGGATATGGTCACGCAACgggaagaagaagagggagaAGTGACGATATACGACGAAGATGACAATGGCACCAGTATCAGCGATATTGTTGCTGCACAAGCACTTCATGAATCTCTGAGTAAACTAGGGAAAGTACCACCTTTGGATACCGATATGGAGGATGTTAAAGACATGAATATCGAGGACGAGATCAAAACGGAGAAAGATGCCCAGAAGGACGTCGTGCAGGAAGAAACGGTGGAAGGTTTTATCGGTCCCTTGctcgatgaaaattttaaagCGGATGAGAAGTTAACGCAGAAAACCATGGCCATGGAAGAAGTTCGAAATTTATTGATGAAAGTGAAAGTTCAAAATGTAGAAGACGACGATGACGAAGAGAAAGCTATAGGTATATCACCGGACGGTAGATTTTTGAAATTCGAGGAAGAAATCGGTAGAGGCAgctttaagactgtatatagaGGTTTGGATACTCAAACTGGCGTGGCTGTTGCCTGGTGCGAATTACAGGTAACACgaattcaataaaatatttcttgtaTACGAAGCTTTCGGAATTCACATGTTTTCATATGCTTCTGATTCAGGAAAAAAAGTTAAACAAGACAGAAAGACTGAGATTTAGGGAGGAAGCAGAAATGTTGAAAGGATTGCAACATCCAAATATTGTTAGATTTTATGATTATTGGGAAGTTACACTTACGCGTAGGAAATACATTGTACTAGTCACTGAACTTATGACTTCAGGAACATTAAAGACGTGAGTATTGCATTGCATTATACGTATAATGTTCAACAATTTTATAGGTATACCGTTCTAATCGATTCGATCAATTTTTTCACGCAGATACCTAAGAcgttttaagaaaattaatcCGAAAGTAGTAAAGTCTTGGTGTCGGCAAATTTTGAAAGGCCTTAGCTTTTTACATTCGAGATCACCGCCAATTATTCACCGTGATCTGAAGTgcgacaatatttttattactgGTACAACGGGGAGTGTAAAAATTGGCGACTTGGGTCTTGCgactttgaaaaatcgaagttttGCGAAGAGCGTGATTGGTACACCTGAATTTATGGCACCGGAAATGTATGAGGAGCATTACGATGAGTCTGTTGACGTTTATGCATTTGGAATGTGTATGCTTGAAATGGCTACTAGCGAATATCCATACTCTGAATGTACTGGACCTGCGCAAATATATAAACGCGTAGTATCggtaatatgaaattaatatcaAGTTTATAACCTGATCTTGTAAATGTCCGGCTAACATTTCATAATGTTTTTTATCTTACAGGGAGTGAAGCCACAGAGCTATGACAAAGTTGAAAATCCAGAGGTTCGAGAAATCATTGAAATGTGTATTCGGCTGAAGAAAGAAGAACGACCGTTGGTTAAGGATCTTTTAAATCATGAATTTTTCGcggacgatgttggtttaaaaTTGGAAATGGTTTCGCGAGACTCAGCGGTAGCGGACGCCGAACTGTCCCGCGTCGAATTTCGACTTCGAGTATTAGATCCTAAAAAGCGTACCAATAAACATAAAGAGAACGAGGCGATACAATTCGATTTCGACATCCAAGCGGACAACGCGGAGGAGGTAGCCTCGGAGATGGCTAAATCCAGCCTGATCCTTGAAGAAGACGTTAAGGCTGTAGCAAAAATGTTAAAGTCCCAGATCACTACTTTGTTACGGGAAAGGGAAGAACGCAAAgccaaagaagaaaaagaacggTTAGATAGAGAAGTGGATACCACTACCACAGCTAATGAGAATTTACTGCAACAACAGTTGCTGCTTCAGCAAATGCAgttgcaacaacaacaacagcagatCCAATCCAACATGGGCATTCAGATGCAGGGTCAAGTACCAATGCAATTACAACAGAATCAAATACCTCTGCAGCCTCAGCAACAAATGCAGCCGCAACAACAGATGCAGCCGCAACAGCAAATGCAGCCGCAACAACAAATGCAGCCGCAACAGCAAATGCAGCCGCAACAACAAATGCAGCCGCAACAGCAAATGCAGCCGCAACAACAGATGCAGCCGCAACAGCAAATGCAGCCGCAACAACAAATGCAGCCGCAACAGCAAATGCAGCCGCAACAGCAAATGCAGCCACAACAACAAATGCAGCCGCAACAACAAATGCAGCCGCAACAACAAATGCAGCCGCAACAACAAATGCAGCCGCAACAACAAATGCAGCCGCAACAACAAATGCAACCGACAGCGCAACCATCCCAACAACATAGCTTACAACCACAGCCTGTTCAATTAGTCCAACAACAGCCATTGATGCAGCAACAAACCTCGGTTATTCAGCCTCAGCAGGCGCAGCAGATGCAACAAGTTCCTCAAGTTTCTCAGCAACAAGTTCAGTATCAACAACAACAGTATCAGCAGCAATTGCAACAGCAGTatcaacaacagcaacaacaacaaccgtATCCATCGCATGTCTCGCAAAACATGAATCCTACTTCATCGCAATGTTCGACGCCGCAAACCGTGCAAACTCAACCACAATTTCCTCAAGTGACTCAACAGATACAGCAACAGCAAattcagcagcagcaacaacagctccaacagcagcaacaacagatCCAACAGCAACAACATATCCATCAGCAGCAACAACAGTATATACAGTTGAATCAGATGAACGTAGCGCAACAAATGAGTCATCAAATGCAACCGCAAATACAGCCCCAGCTGCAATCGCAAATACAGATTTTGTCCCAGCAACAGCATGTGCACCAGCAGATGCAACAGACCCAACAAGTGCAATATTCTCAGCCGCAAGTACAGCATGTACAACAAGTGCAACAAGTGACTGTGCAAAATCAACAGTTTTACCAACAGAGTGCTACAGGAACTTCTGGGTACAATACACAGCCTATGTACCAGCAAAATATATCTCAATCGATGTACCACTCGTACACCACCCCCAATCCAACTGGTCACGTGGAGATACTATCAACGAATCAGCCTACCACTCAAATTTATTCTCATACGAGCATATCCGCAAGTACAGGGCCACCAACTTCACAGTCttacatacaacaacaacaacaacagccatCGGGCCAGGTCCCAGTTTCCGTACCATCGagtattaatattcaaaattcaTCAGCGGCAACGCTCATACAAAGTGCAGCGACTGCCACGATTCAAAACATTCAACCCGCGTCCACCATTCTTCCAAATGGCGGACATCAGTCGCAGCCCCAGCAAAACGTCTTGGTTCAAATGCAATATCCGCAAACTTCCAGTGTACCTACATCTGTGTCTATGTCATCTGGAATGAGTATTCCAGCGCAGTCCACAACAACCACGCAACACCAGCAACATTTTGTCCCGAGTACGGATCAGATCTCTACAGATAGATCTTCGTTACCCAAGCAGGATACGATGGACTCTGTGCAATCGTTACCAGCTGATTTACCATCTACCGTTCAAGACCAAGCGAATGCACCTAACCTGGCTAATGCTACGGGCCAAGCAACAGTACCGAGCGAAGGGTAAATGAAGGAATTCATTCTAGATTAGGTCTTAActtacgattattgagattgtaaagatacATCCATGCTGAGTTACtcgacaaatttatttctttggatatatattatttaaaaagtcGCTACAAATTTGGATCGAcacattctcgttatttttatgaagtaatgtaaaatagtcacttttagAGCTCTGTAATTCTAACGTTAAACATGGTCAAAGTGCTTCTGATTAAAACTTTGTATTCTTATAGAATTACTCAGGAAAGTTCGGAGAATGTTTCTTCCGAGAGAAGCAGAGTGAAACGATCCGGTACTAAACGAAAGAAGCCTGGTATTAAGTTGACTGTTTTATCGGTAAGCAGCGGCGAGGGTCAATCCGTGACCGTCGAGTGTCAACTGGACACGAGCAAGCAGAAAACAGT includes:
- the Wnk gene encoding wnk kinase isoform X5 — protein: MPRCCNENKAVSSVSTSQKHNTEDILLTQTRPFSIGNQLELDDDPPIVEKSHRRVRCDLSPVPTNTSTNLSIKLLSIKGERNNRQDHQVSTGAGGYREKEKEAKKRAAIGNTVRGLLSSGHSRQDRYETNRQRSSGGSSLSSLCPKLVASGGGNNQGGISLAVGHLASPESGGPCSVVTTQRIHNLTHNHKRQRKLSIVSQAGTSAHNSGDRKTSSISRSSTTICKKQIRTQRSDHSTDSLSITTNGVASNSPSSKKRVLSALRISEKSSSRNLNSPSLDNENERSFSDAEEAITATENVFNVPGSSSTPSTPISRVKSKKSDEDETSVECSISEEGAAESSQNVSDKKLSLDTSESKVTTTECSESSKTSSVARKTSANSIDEETPIIQNKQKVFSTSSINTRCTNSEGRTAKSKRKSIDSPMGTSMNSTGNSKSNEEVKRKTSTDSSKSTNMAEKEGVAKDSEEDAVEDKKEAQLNEEVVKSSRFVTSKVSEDIVDTEGKDMVTQREEEEGEVTIYDEDDNGTSISDIVAAQALHESLSKLGKVPPLDTDMEDVKDMNIEDEIKTEKDAQKDVVQEETVEGFIGPLLDENFKADEKLTQKTMAMEEVRNLLMKVKVQNVEDDDDEEKAIGISPDGRFLKFEEEIGRGSFKTVYRGLDTQTGVAVAWCELQEKKLNKTERLRFREEAEMLKGLQHPNIVRFYDYWEVTLTRRKYIVLVTELMTSGTLKTYLRRFKKINPKVVKSWCRQILKGLSFLHSRSPPIIHRDLKCDNIFITGTTGSVKIGDLGLATLKNRSFAKSVIGTPEFMAPEMYEEHYDESVDVYAFGMCMLEMATSEYPYSECTGPAQIYKRVVSGVKPQSYDKVENPEVREIIEMCIRLKKEERPLVKDLLNHEFFADDVGLKLEMVSRDSAVADAELSRVEFRLRVLDPKKRTNKHKENEAIQFDFDIQADNAEEVASEMAKSSLILEEDVKAVAKMLKSQITTLLREREERKAKEEKERLDREVDTTTTANENLLQQQLLLQQMQLQQQQQQIQSNMGIQMQGQVPMQLQQNQIPLQPQQQMQPQQQMQPQQQMQPQQQMQPQQQMQPQQQMQPQQQMQPQQQMQPQQQMQPQQQMQPQQQMQPQQQMQPQQQMQPQQQMQPQQQMQPQQQMQPQQQMQPQQQMQPTAQPSQQHSLQPQPVQLVQQQPLMQQQTSVIQPQQAQQMQQVPQVSQQQVQYQQQQYQQQLQQQYQQQQQQQPYPSHVSQNMNPTSSQCSTPQTVQTQPQFPQVTQQIQQQQIQQQQQQLQQQQQQIQQQQHIHQQQQQYIQLNQMNVAQQMSHQMQPQIQPQLQSQIQILSQQQHVHQQMQQTQQVQYSQPQVQHVQQVQQVTVQNQQFYQQSATGTSGYNTQPMYQQNISQSMYHSYTTPNPTGHVEILSTNQPTTQIYSHTSISASTGPPTSQSYIQQQQQQPSGQVPVSVPSSINIQNSSAATLIQSAATATIQNIQPASTILPNGGHQSQPQQNVLVQMQYPQTSSVPTSVSMSSGMSIPAQSTTTTQHQQHFVPSTDQISTDRSSLPKQDTMDSVQSLPADLPSTVQDQANAPNLANATGQATVPSEGITQESSENVSSERSRVKRSGTKRKKPGIKLTVLSVSSGEGQSVTVECQLDTSKQKTVTFKFDRDDMVPTDIANNLVAENLLPQSQCETFVELIEDIVKQLRLDPTRALPLVAHGPPDQSAGGSPVTSRRPRDRDHSLDTAKQVRHGSLTRQSSHRSSYKVHRRHRSRDETSNTSTPTKLLPIDQIISHITGATTEKQQSVQTPDSQAGLENTSAEASRRSSTSTQNTDTLTPTNLPSDPTDTQETVVTVTNVEAGLELHNVLKEDKYYQCTTTYTQSSVHDGIGNQGDETPKESVLQDITDLQERESSKETQADVTATEVATLTAPLPIRKISRFLVSPVVEQKILANEEEESSVESVDRANISATQSNLVSQISVTDEALAKHDELEVNVLEAQVAVPEKPSVEAVIQNTQYVSEQVDSVQTIQLGQQTIGLQNAVQGQGIPSMPQVQSNINTIQSSPHNAIVPGSTIAHQLQQQMQPVPQNIMVTVQKDLQTQSQIPPNSVNIPGQYPNQSMQCNVLLQQQHNMSQMHVQPELQHQGQMQAQRTMQQFHPQQIPHQQYVILSGPIQQLQPAAMVDERNRRISNISTASNMSTDSQMSEIVNLTEDKKQSMVVPSSSVHHMQHAQLISQQEGQNVAPLPQPILDPTQQLQAAPQNMMNVPTNVSMPVSVPVQQVANPEVAPKVIVKTKEVSSTLPDLAQNLANILSNPKSKSATPHGMTSHEQTPAANVAAATVLDYKPTLQSEQYFQPIQPEASQIQMPSQVQHNYQPNIVQSGISQTFQQVAQQSQQTQMPLQQTMQLNPTQQMDPQLQIAQQNFQGVQTMVQGKWIATSNQIIQQQSGQIRHTQQSQPQLQQTIPVQQQIIQDMQNVEGFVQSDHQSQLHLKLQEQLLSSKPSEMEMQEAVTTTGRISAEYHLLSEAENSSHDVTPEHTIVESVDSSLFAQNQALQQQQHRKLSQQNSLDKVPDPAAGTSGVGGTGPQTIADLHQKLVQLTSQPSEALNVGTPPISYPATPHNNQIVGGYDAYMNSLQQKLVNIGMPISTTHGVGPLSPQTTIQSSTTLADSNVTTNVETLALVQDSSLHQLALSQTHVDCSLDSPTPGGGAAGSETMSPSKESIKIRAQRPGSRLQELEQELAKIHHRGSILSTASPQPMTPPVSAIGSIQLQPSLQSTQSLLTTVPATSTVPVATVTPNVITSRSDTNTPVQTESQEIVSEKVSTTQPVRKISRFVVSKVAGPPNNAAGPNQQPYAEDSKVYHAEDIQGTPVQVIHSREGSIPPIQPIQSTVGGPTVEQTEKDERLWTLTPSEEYQLLIKKQTMELETLQRRHREELERFQQHQLQLLIQQQQQASALHQHHHQHHPVLYHTVATSLAGQTRLPGTEDYLMFNTTPQTPLQKAPSNYPDTDETLRLAMQKLKQTPLQLQPQQATAGIPHAYVIPIPVVPSETMQNMPSQQSSSYTSDNIADSYDSTHSSLINSAQYQFTPIIPDGTNIAMSSTGSLVTPIPISSSTGSGGYIQYHENQTLPNFQTFSCTPHGGFFLPAGYRLVYAPQPASQSQPATPATPHIGNSHDGTPPAEPLHANTDNSAAPPSHIDQ
- the Wnk gene encoding wnk kinase isoform X7, yielding MPRCCNENKAVSSVSTSQKHNTEDILLTQTRPFSIGNQLELDDDPPIVEKSHRRVRCDLSPVPTNTSTNLSIKLLSIKGERNNRQDHQVSTGAGGYREKEKEAKKRAAIGNTVRGLLSSGHSRQDRYETNRQRSSGGSSLSSLCPKLVASGGGNNQGGISLAVGHLASPESGGPCSVVTTQRIHNLTHNHKRQRKLSIVSQAGTSAHNSGDRKTSSISRSSTTICKKQIRTQRSDHSTDSLSITTNGVASNSPSSKKRVLSALRISEKSSSRNLNSPSLDNENERSFSDAEEAITATENVFNVPGSSSTPSTPISRVKSKKSDEDETSVECSISEEGAAESSQNVSDKKLSLDTSESKVTTTECSESSKTSSVARKTSANSIDEETPIIQNKQKVFSTSSINTRCTNSEGRTAKSKNSPMGTSMNSTGNSKSNEEVKRKTSTDSSKSTNMAEKEGVAKDSEEDAVEDKKEAQLNEEVVKSSRFVTSKVSEDIVDTEGKDMVTQREEEEGEVTIYDEDDNGTSISDIVAAQALHESLSKLGKVPPLDTDMEDVKDMNIEDEIKTEKDAQKDVVQEETVEGFIGPLLDENFKADEKLTQKTMAMEEVRNLLMKVKVQNVEDDDDEEKAIGISPDGRFLKFEEEIGRGSFKTVYRGLDTQTGVAVAWCELQEKKLNKTERLRFREEAEMLKGLQHPNIVRFYDYWEVTLTRRKYIVLVTELMTSGTLKTYLRRFKKINPKVVKSWCRQILKGLSFLHSRSPPIIHRDLKCDNIFITGTTGSVKIGDLGLATLKNRSFAKSVIGTPEFMAPEMYEEHYDESVDVYAFGMCMLEMATSEYPYSECTGPAQIYKRVVSGVKPQSYDKVENPEVREIIEMCIRLKKEERPLVKDLLNHEFFADDVGLKLEMVSRDSAVADAELSRVEFRLRVLDPKKRTNKHKENEAIQFDFDIQADNAEEVASEMAKSSLILEEDVKAVAKMLKSQITTLLREREERKAKEEKERLDREVDTTTTANENLLQQQLLLQQMQLQQQQQQIQSNMGIQMQGQVPMQLQQNQIPLQPQQQMQPQQQMQPQQQMQPQQQMQPQQQMQPQQQMQPQQQMQPQQQMQPQQQMQPQQQMQPQQQMQPQQQMQPQQQMQPQQQMQPQQQMQPQQQMQPQQQMQPQQQMQPTAQPSQQHSLQPQPVQLVQQQPLMQQQTSVIQPQQAQQMQQVPQVSQQQVQYQQQQYQQQLQQQYQQQQQQQPYPSHVSQNMNPTSSQCSTPQTVQTQPQFPQVTQQIQQQQIQQQQQQLQQQQQQIQQQQHIHQQQQQYIQLNQMNVAQQMSHQMQPQIQPQLQSQIQILSQQQHVHQQMQQTQQVQYSQPQVQHVQQVQQVTVQNQQFYQQSATGTSGYNTQPMYQQNISQSMYHSYTTPNPTGHVEILSTNQPTTQIYSHTSISASTGPPTSQSYIQQQQQQPSGQVPVSVPSSINIQNSSAATLIQSAATATIQNIQPASTILPNGGHQSQPQQNVLVQMQYPQTSSVPTSVSMSSGMSIPAQSTTTTQHQQHFVPSTDQISTDRSSLPKQDTMDSVQSLPADLPSTVQDQANAPNLANATGQATVPSEGITQESSENVSSERSRVKRSGTKRKKPGIKLTVLSVSSGEGQSVTVECQLDTSKQKTVTFKFDRDDMVPTDIANNLVAENLLPQSQCETFVELIEDIVKQLRLDPTRALPLVAHGPPDQSAGGSPVTSRRPRDRDHSLDTAKQVRHGSLTRQSSHRSSYKVHRRHRSRDETSNTSTPTKLLPIDQIISHITGATTEKQQSVQTPDSQAGLENTSAEASRRSSTSTQNTDTLTPTNLPSDPTDTQETVVTVTNVEAGLELHNVLKEDKYYQCTTTYTQSSVHDGIGNQGDETPKESVLQDITDLQERESSKETQADVTATEVATLTAPLPIRKISRFLVSPVVEQKILANEEEESSVESVDRANISATQSNLVSQISVTDEALAKHDELEVNVLEAQVAVPEKPSVEAVIQNTQYVSEQVDSVQTIQLGQQTIGLQNAVQGQGIPSMPQVQSNINTIQSSPHNAIVPGSTIAHQLQQQMQPVPQNIMVTVQKDLQTQSQIPPNSVNIPGQYPNQSMQCNVLLQQQHNMSQMHVQPELQHQGQMQAQRTMQQFHPQQIPHQQYVILSGPIQQLQPAAMVDERNRRISNISTASNMSTDSQMSEIVNLTEDKKQSMVVPSSSVHHMQHAQLISQQEGQNVAPLPQPILDPTQQLQAAPQNMMNVPTNVSMPVSVPVQQVANPEVAPKVIVKTKEVSSTLPDLAQNLANILSNPKSKSATPHGMTSHEQTPAANVAAATVLDYKPTLQSEQYFQPIQPEASQIQMPSQVQHNYQPNIVQSGISQTFQQVAQQSQQTQMPLQQTMQLNPTQQMDPQLQIAQQNFQGVQTMVQGKWIATSNQIIQQQSGQIRHTQQSQPQLQQTIPVQQQIIQDMQNVEGFVQSDHQSQLHLKLQEQLLSSKPSEMEMQEAVTTTGRISAEYHLLSEAENSSHDVTPEHTIVESVDSSLFAQNQALQQQQHRKLSQQNSLDKVPDPAAGTSGVGGTGPQTIADLHQKLVQLTSQPSEALNVGTPPISYPATPHNNQIVGGYDAYMNSLQQKLVNIGMPISTTHGVGPLSPQTTIQSSTTLADSNVTTNVETLALVQDSSLHQLALSQTHVDCSLDSPTPGGGAAGSETMSPSKESIKIRAQRPGSRLQELEQELAKIHHRGSILSTASPQPMTPPVSAIGSIQLQPSLQSTQSLLTTVPATSTVPVATVTPNVITSRSDTNTPVQTESQEIVSEKVSTTQPVRKISRFVVSKVAGPPNNAAGPNQQPYAEDSKVYHAEDIQGTPVQVIHSREGSIPPIQPIQSTVGGPTVEQTEKDERLWTLTPSEEYQLLIKKQTMELETLQRRHREELERFQQHQLQLLIQQQQQASALHQHHHQHHPVLYHTVATSLAGQTRLPGTEDYLMFNTTPQTPLQKAPSNYPDTDETLRLAMQKLKQTPLQLQPQQATAGIPHAYVIPIPVVPSETMQNMPSQQSSSYTSDNIADSYDSTHSSLINSAQYQFTPIIPDGTNIAMSSTGSLVTPIPISSSTGSGGYIQYHENQTLPNFQTFSCTPHGGFFLPAGYRLVYAPQPASQSQPATPATPHIGNSHDGTPPAEPLHANTDNSAAPPSHIDQ